From Caretta caretta isolate rCarCar2 chromosome 3, rCarCar1.hap1, whole genome shotgun sequence, a single genomic window includes:
- the WASF1 gene encoding actin-binding protein WASF1 isoform X2 — protein MRKAFRSSTIQDQQLFDRKTLPIPLQETYDICEQPPPLNILTPYRDDGKEGLKFYTNPSYFFDLWKEKMLQDTEDKRKEKRKQKQKNLDRPHEPEKVPRAPHDRRREWQKLAQGPELAEDDANLLHKHIEVVNGPASHFDSRPQPYVDHMDGSYSLSALPYSQMTELLSRAEERVLVRPHEPPPPPPMHGAGDVKPIPPCISSTTGLIENRPQSPATGRTPVFVSPTPPPPPPPLPSALSTSSLRAAMTSTPPPPMPPPPPPPAAVLQAPAVPPPPAPLQIAPGVLHPAPPPIAPPLAQPSPPVTRAAQVCETLPAQPVPQAEVQGLPPPPPPPPLPPPGIRPSSPVSVATLPHPPTTIVPGPHAPVMPPSPPSQVIPAPEPKRHPSTLPVISDARSVLLEAIRKGIQLRKVEEQREQEAKHERIENDVATILSRRIAVEYSDSEDDSEFDEVDWLE, from the exons ATGAGAAAAGCTTTCCGGAGTTCCACAATTCAAGATCAGCAGCTATTTGACCGCAAGACTCTGCCTATTCCTTTGCAGGAGACTTATGATATTTGTGAACAACCTCCCCCACTCAACATACtcaccccttacag AGATGATGGAAAAGAAGGTTTGAAGTTTTACACCAATCCTTCATATTTCTTTGATCTATGGAAAGAAAAGATGTTGCAGGACACCGAGgacaagagaaaggaaaagagaaagcagAAG CAGAAGAATCTAGATCGCCCTCATGAACCGGAAAAAGTGCCCAGGGCGCCTCATGACAGACGGCGAGAGTGGCAGAAGTTAGCCCAAGGTCCAGAGCTTGCTGAGGATGATGCTAATCTCTTACATAAGCACATTGAAGTTGTTAATGGCCCAGCCTCACATTTTGACTCAag ACCTCAGCCATATGTGGATCATATGGATGGATCCTACTCCCTTTCTGCATTACCCTATAGTCAGATGACTGAACTTCTGAGCAGAGCTGAGGAGCGAGTGTTGGTCAGACCACATGAGCCACCACCCCCTCCACCAATGCATGGAGCAGGAGATGTGAAACCCATACCTCCTTGTATTAG CTCCACCACAGGTTTGATAGAAAATCGTCCTCAGTCACCAGCAACAGGCAGGACACCAGTGTTTGTGAGccccacacctccccctcctcctcctcctcttccatctGCTTTGTCAACTTCTTCACTGAGAGCGGCAATgacttccacccctcccccacccatgcccccccccccaccacctccagcAGCTGTTTTGCAAGCGCCAGCAGTGCCACCTCCACCAGCTCCCCTCCAGATTGCTCCTGGAGTTCTgcatccagctcctcctccaaTTGCACCACCTCTAGCACAGCCCTCTCCTCCAGTCACTAgagctgcccaagtatgtgaaacTCTCCCAGCTCAGCCAGTTCCACAAGCTGAAGTGCAAGgacttcctccacccccaccacctcctccattgcCTCCCCCTGGCATTCGACCCTCATCTCCTGTCTCAGTTGCCACCCTCCCTCACCCTCCCACAACCATTGTTCCTGGCCCTCATGCTCCAGTCATGCCTCCATCTCCACCATCCCAAGTGATTCCTGCTCCTGAACCCAAACGCCATCCATCAACTCTACCTGTAATCAGCGATGCCAGAAGCGTTCTACTGGAAGCAATACGAAAAG GTATTCAGCTACGCAAAGTCGAAGAGCAGCGTGAACAAGAAGCTAAACATGAGCGCATTGAGAATGATGTTGCCACTATATTGTCTCGCCGCATTGCTGTGGAATACAGTGATTCAGAAGATGATTCAGAGTTTGATGAAGTGGATTGGTTGGAGTAA